A single Phragmites australis chromosome 4, lpPhrAust1.1, whole genome shotgun sequence DNA region contains:
- the LOC133916591 gene encoding branched-chain-amino-acid aminotransferase 2, chloroplastic-like isoform X1 — protein MAVLSSAKGAVLPGACGGRALALTRVLGSGLRGAFATMVLPPAAMAMGSMFRACSNRLLFAALNTQAGGSGSLLPHRWASSLPQPDPVDRSDEDGGGDIDWDNLGFGLTPTDYMYVMRCSLEDGDGFSRGELSRYGNIEISPSSGVLNYGQGLFEGMKAYRRPDRAGYTLFRPEENARRMQHGAERMCMPAPSVEQFVHAVKQTVLANRRWVPPQGKGALYLRPLLIGSGAILGLAPAPEYRFLIYAAPVGTYFKEGLAPINLVIEDGIHRAMPGGAGGVKTITNYGPVLKAQMDAKSKGFSDALYLDSVHKRYLEEVSSCNVFVVKCGVVATPATRGTILPGITRKSVIELARDRGYKVEERLVSVDDLMDADEVFCTGTAVVVAPVSTVTYQGQRYEFRTGPDTVSQELYTTLTSIQMGLAEDKKGWTVAID, from the exons ATGGCTGTGCTGTCGTCTGCGAAGGGCGCCGTTCTCCCGGGAGCTTGCGGCGGCCGAGCCCTGGCCCTGACGAGGGTCCTGGGGAGCGGCCTCCGCGGGGCGTTCGCAACG ATGGTTCTTCCTCCTGCCGCCATGGCAATGGGATCAATGTTCAGAGCTTGCAGTAACCGCCTTCTTTTCGCTGCTCTCAACACGCAGGCCGGAGGCAGCGGCTCGCTTCTCCCGCACCGGTGGGCGTCGTCGCTGCCACAGCCGGACCCCGTCGACAG GTCCGacgaggacggcggcggcgacatcGACTGGGACAACCTCGGGTTCGGGCTCACCCCGACCGATTACATGTACGTCATGCGGTGCTCACTGGAAGACGGCGACGGCTTCTCCCGCGGCGAGCTCAGCCGCTATGGCAACATCGAGATCAGCCCCTCCTCCGGCGTCCTCAACTACGGCCAG GGGCTGTTCGAGGGGATGAAGGCGTACCGGCGGCCGGACCGGGCGGGGTACACGCTGTTCCGGCCGGAGGAGAACGCGCGGCGGATGCAGCACGGCGCGGAGCGCATGTGCATGCCGGCCCCCTCGGTCGAGCAGTTCGTCCACGCAGTCAAGCAGACCGTCCTCGCCAACAGGCGCTGG GTGCCACCGCAAGGAAAGGGAGCGCTGTACCTCCGGCCCCTGCTCATCGGGAGCGGCGCGATTCTTGGGTTGGCTCCGGCTCCCGAGTACAGGTTCCTGATCTACGCCGCACCAGTAGGAACGTACTTCAAG GAGGGCCTCGCGCCGATAAACCTGGTGATCGAGGACGGCATCCACCGCGCGATGCCTGGCGGGGCCGGCGGGGTCAAGACGATCACCAACTACGGACCG GTGCTCAAGGCGCAGATGGACGCCAAGAGCAAGGGTTTCTCGGACGCGCTATACCTCGACTCGGTCCACAAGAGGTACCTGGAGGAGGTATCCTCGTGCAACGTGTTCGTCGTCAAGTGCGGCGTCGTGGCCACGCCGGCCACCAGGGGCACCATCCTGCCGGGGATCACGCGCAAGAGCGTCATCGAGCTCGCCAGGGACCGCGGCTACAAG GTTGAAGAACGCCTCGTTTCCGTCGATGATTTGATGGATGCGGACGAGGTCTTCTGCACGGGGACGGCGGTGGTGGTTGCTCCGGTGTCGACAGTTACTTACCAGGGACAGAG GTACGAATTCAGAACTGGCCCAGACACGGTGTCGCAGGAGCTGTACACGACTCTGACATCCATTCAGATGGGCCTggccgaggacaagaaaggatGGACGGTAGCAATAGATTAA
- the LOC133916591 gene encoding branched-chain-amino-acid aminotransferase 2, chloroplastic-like isoform X2 yields MAVLSSAKGAVLPGACGGRALALTRVLGSGLRGAFATAGGSGSLLPHRWASSLPQPDPVDRSDEDGGGDIDWDNLGFGLTPTDYMYVMRCSLEDGDGFSRGELSRYGNIEISPSSGVLNYGQGLFEGMKAYRRPDRAGYTLFRPEENARRMQHGAERMCMPAPSVEQFVHAVKQTVLANRRWVPPQGKGALYLRPLLIGSGAILGLAPAPEYRFLIYAAPVGTYFKEGLAPINLVIEDGIHRAMPGGAGGVKTITNYGPVLKAQMDAKSKGFSDALYLDSVHKRYLEEVSSCNVFVVKCGVVATPATRGTILPGITRKSVIELARDRGYKVEERLVSVDDLMDADEVFCTGTAVVVAPVSTVTYQGQRYEFRTGPDTVSQELYTTLTSIQMGLAEDKKGWTVAID; encoded by the exons ATGGCTGTGCTGTCGTCTGCGAAGGGCGCCGTTCTCCCGGGAGCTTGCGGCGGCCGAGCCCTGGCCCTGACGAGGGTCCTGGGGAGCGGCCTCCGCGGGGCGTTCGCAACG GCCGGAGGCAGCGGCTCGCTTCTCCCGCACCGGTGGGCGTCGTCGCTGCCACAGCCGGACCCCGTCGACAG GTCCGacgaggacggcggcggcgacatcGACTGGGACAACCTCGGGTTCGGGCTCACCCCGACCGATTACATGTACGTCATGCGGTGCTCACTGGAAGACGGCGACGGCTTCTCCCGCGGCGAGCTCAGCCGCTATGGCAACATCGAGATCAGCCCCTCCTCCGGCGTCCTCAACTACGGCCAG GGGCTGTTCGAGGGGATGAAGGCGTACCGGCGGCCGGACCGGGCGGGGTACACGCTGTTCCGGCCGGAGGAGAACGCGCGGCGGATGCAGCACGGCGCGGAGCGCATGTGCATGCCGGCCCCCTCGGTCGAGCAGTTCGTCCACGCAGTCAAGCAGACCGTCCTCGCCAACAGGCGCTGG GTGCCACCGCAAGGAAAGGGAGCGCTGTACCTCCGGCCCCTGCTCATCGGGAGCGGCGCGATTCTTGGGTTGGCTCCGGCTCCCGAGTACAGGTTCCTGATCTACGCCGCACCAGTAGGAACGTACTTCAAG GAGGGCCTCGCGCCGATAAACCTGGTGATCGAGGACGGCATCCACCGCGCGATGCCTGGCGGGGCCGGCGGGGTCAAGACGATCACCAACTACGGACCG GTGCTCAAGGCGCAGATGGACGCCAAGAGCAAGGGTTTCTCGGACGCGCTATACCTCGACTCGGTCCACAAGAGGTACCTGGAGGAGGTATCCTCGTGCAACGTGTTCGTCGTCAAGTGCGGCGTCGTGGCCACGCCGGCCACCAGGGGCACCATCCTGCCGGGGATCACGCGCAAGAGCGTCATCGAGCTCGCCAGGGACCGCGGCTACAAG GTTGAAGAACGCCTCGTTTCCGTCGATGATTTGATGGATGCGGACGAGGTCTTCTGCACGGGGACGGCGGTGGTGGTTGCTCCGGTGTCGACAGTTACTTACCAGGGACAGAG GTACGAATTCAGAACTGGCCCAGACACGGTGTCGCAGGAGCTGTACACGACTCTGACATCCATTCAGATGGGCCTggccgaggacaagaaaggatGGACGGTAGCAATAGATTAA
- the LOC133916594 gene encoding squalene monooxygenase SE1-like, which translates to MALSAAVGLQLIGVAAATLLAAVFAAAVLGRRRRPRAPVVEGKPAPDAGCAVADGEGSAGDGGTDVIIVGAGVAGSALAYTLGKDGRQVHVIERDLTEPDRIVGELLQPGGYLKLIELGLEDCVQEIDAQRVLGYALFKDGKNTKLSYPLEKFHSDVAGRSFHNGRFIQRMRQKAASLPNVQLEQGTVTSLLEENGTVKGVQYKTKSGEELKAYAPLTIVCDGCFSNLRRALCSPKVDVPSCFVGLVLENCQLPHPNHGHVILANPSPILFYPISSTEVRCLVDVPGQKVPSIASGEMANYLKTVVAPQIPPEIYDSFVAAIDKGSIRTMPNRSMPAAPHPTPGALLMGDAFNMRHPLTGGGMTVALSDIVVLCNLLKPLGNLHDASSLCNYLESFYTLRKPVASTINTLAGALYKVFSASPDQARNEMRQACFDYLSLGGVFSNGPIALLSGLNPRPLSLVVHFFAVAIYGVGRLMLPIPSPKRMWIGARLISGACGIILPIIKAEGVRQMFFPATVPAYYRSPRSAE; encoded by the exons ATGGCTTTGTCCGCCGCCGTCGGGCTTCAGCTCATTGGCGTCGCCGCGGCCACGCTCCTCGCGGCGGTCTTTGCAGCCGCCGTGTTGGGGCGGCGCCGCCGGCCCCGGGCACCGGTGGTGGAAGGGAAGCCCGCGCCGGATGCTGGCTGCGCGGTTGCTGACGGCGAAGGTAGCGCCGGCGACGGCGGAACGGACGTCATCATCGTGGGCGCCGGGGTAGCTGGATCTGCGCTGGCATACACACTCGGAAAG GATGGTCGCCAGGTCCATGTTATTGAGAGAGACCTGACAGAGCCTGACAGAATTGTGGGTGAACTGCTGCAACCTGGGGGCTACTTGAAATTGATTGAGTTGGGTCTTGAGG ATTGTGTTCAAGAAATTGATGCTCAGCGTGTCCTTGGTTACGCATTATTCAAAGATGGGAAGAACACAAAGCTTTCTTATCCCTTGGAAAAGTTCCATTCTGATGTTGCTGGTAGGAGCTTTCACAATGGGCGGTTTATACAGAGGATGCGCCAGAAAGCTGCATCTTTACCCAA TGTCCAACTGGAGCAGGGAACTGTTACATCACTGCTTGAAGAAAATGGCACAGTCAAGGGTGTTCAATACAAGACCAAGTCAGGTGAAGAACTAAAAGCTTATGCACCCTTGACCATTGTCtgtgatggttgcttttcaaaTTTACGACGCGCTCTTTGCTCTCCTAAG GTTGATGTTCCGTCTTGTTTTGTTGGGCTGGTCTTGGAGAATTGCCAACTTCCTCACCCGAACCATGGCCATGTTATTTTGGCCAATCCTTCACCCATCCTGTTTTACCCAATAAGCAGCACTGAGGTGCGTTGTTTGGTTGATGTCCCTGGTCAAAAAGTGCCTTCCATAGCAAGCGGTGAAATGGCAAATTATCTCAAAACTGTTGTTGCACCCCAG ATTCCTCCGGAAATCTATGATTCTTTTGTAGCGGCCATTGATAAGGGAAGCATAAGAACGATGCCAAATAGGAGCATGCCAGCTGCTCCACATCCAACCCCTGGTGCGCTTTTGATGGGGGATGCGTTCAATATGAGACATCCTTTAACTGGCGGAGGAATGACTGTTGCATTATCTGACATTGTTGTCCTATGTAACCTTCTCAAGCCTCTTGGCAATCTTCATGATGCCTCTTCCTTGTGCAACTACCTTGAATCGTTCTATACATTGCGGAAG CCGGTTGCTTCTACAATAAACACATTGGCCGGTGCTCTGTACAAGGTCTTTAGTGCCTCGCCTGATCAAGCTAGGAATGAGATGCGCCAAGCTTGCTTTGACTACTTGAGCCTTGGAGGCGTCTTCTCAAATGGGCCTATTGCTCTACTCTCTGGTCTCAATCCTCGTCCATTAAGTTTAGTTGTGCACTTCTTTGCTGTTGCTATCTACGGTGTTGGTCGCCTGATGCTCCCTATTCCTTCACCTAAAAGAATGTGGATTGGAGCTAGACTGATTTCT GGCGCATGTGGCATCATCCTCCCTATCATCAAAGCTGAAGGTGTGAGGCAAATGTTCTTCCCTGCTACCGTCCCTGCATACTACCGGTCTCCTCGTTCAGCGGAGTAA